The genome window gaaaaccaggcactgctcatcacctgtccaatacagtcccaacagtgaagcatggtggtggcagcatcatgctgtgggggtgtttttcagctgcagggacaggacgactggttgcaatcgagggaaagatgaatgcggccaagtacagggatatcctggacgaaaaccttctccagagtgctcaggacctcaggctgggccgaaggtttaccttccaacaagacaatgaccctaagcacacagctaaaataatgaaggagtggcttcacaacaactccatgactgttcttgaatggcccagccagagccctgacttaaacccaattgagcatctctggagagacctaaaaaaggctgtccaccaacgtttaccatccaacctgacagaactggagaggatctgcaaggaggaatggcagaggatccccaaatccaggtgtgaaaaacttgttgcatctttcccaaaaagactcatgactgtattagatcaaaagggtgcttctactaaatactgagcaaagggtctgaatacttaggaccatgtgatatttcagtttttcttttttaataaatctgcaaaaatgtcaacaattctgtgtttttctgtcaatatagggtgctgtgtgtacattaatgaggaaaaaaaatgaacttaaatgattttagcaaatggctgcaatacaacaaagagtgaaaaatttaagggggtctgaatactttccgtacccactgtatattgcCAATATCGTAATTTTAATCTGActacaaatgtgatgttttgagCAGATGTTTCAGCTCATTGTTATTTCAGTTGAGCCGCAGCATTAACTAAAGCGTGTCATGCGCAGGCTTTATATAATTTGTTTCTGCATGTTGATATCAGATACGGAATTCTTTTTAAGTCTTGTGCATTTcgcatttcattttcttttacatttgcacataatttgaaagtttaaaactatttaaactttatatattttttttttcttgttttgcaAAATTATTGTTAGACGATTTGGTGTGTTTCTGACTACTTTCAAAATTGGTTTGAGTGATTGAATCACAAAAAATATGCATACATATGGCAGCCAATGTGAACGTTAAAGgaaaaagtgtgtaatttctggcAGTGTTTACACTCTTCAGGAAGTCAacttacaaatatttaacaaacacAGTAGTAAAGACTTGTCAGAATAAGCATTGTAATCGTTGTTGAAGCAATAACACATTTGTGTGAAACacagcattaaaggattagttcactttcaaatgaaaaataccCCAAGCTTTTCTTACCcgcaagccatcctaggtgtatatgactttcttctttctgataaacactgtctgagatattttaataaatatcctgatgcatctgagctttataatggcagtgaacaggggtcacgagtatgagtaCTCCAGACAGCtacggggggttaataaaggccttctgaagcgaagcgtttGTGTTAAAAAGATATCCGTATTTagcaagttatgaagtaaaatactgtatctaacttccaccagaccgccttccgtattcaagttacgaagaacgtgtaaactggcgtctcctcagttacactttttcccgtaagttgaataggaaaggcgtaggacgtagcgtataagctttttgaactgcaagagatttatactttctttgtaagttgaatagagaaggcggtctggcggaagctagatatttcacttcataacttgttaaatatgtacttttttttttttttttatacaaacgcatcacttcgcttcagaaggactttattaaccccccggagccgtgtgcgtttatgatggatggatgtggatgtaagctttcttcagctcatactcgtgacccctgttcactaccattataaagctcggatgcgtcaggatatttattaatatttctccgattgtgttcatccgaaagaagaaagtcatatacacataggatggcttgaaagtgagtaaagcttgggctaattttcatttgaaagtgaactaatttaATGAGAAGGCCGCTGGGACTGTTGTAGGCAAGGCAAAAGTCTTTCTTatgcattttttatattaatatacactGTGATCCAAATTAtcatgcaagtgacatatcagtaggattttaGGACAATaaatattcagattttagttttacaaaaaaagtttgtttgttttattttttcatatactataaaaaaaaaaaaaaaacccataaaaaTAGGGCAGAATGTACTGTatttaattgaattattttgaattttgaactttgagtattgtgttttagggttaacggAAATGTCCTTAAAATTACTGTcctggtaattttctgccagtacattatccgttttttttttgttttgtttttttgttttttgttttttttaaatagaatttcTTTTTACAGTagctttttagataactggtatcaatctcaggcAGGTTTATTAAGTAGTTTGCCAGGTCTTCCCCATATTGCATAAGAACTGTgccttgcttaataatgtggaacaacatctTTAAGTAGGTTTTCCATACCTAAGACCTAAGACCTGGCAAACTACTtaaacctgtctgagattgacaccagttatctaaaaagctattggaaataaaacaaacactttctttgaaaaactaaaatctgaatgtttgttcagaaatcctactgatatgtcacttgcacaACATTTTGGAACACAGTTTACAGAgcagatttatatttaaaagtgtgTTTGTAATACAAGTAGTTAAAATGCAACTTGATATTTCCTTAGGAAACATCCTGCTTTATGTTCCTGTTGACACACGTTTTCACATCAGGCTTTATTGCACAGTGGCACGAAGAAGTTGGGACCGGTGATAACCAGAGAAACCTGCATCTTAGCACATTCTCCACCATTGTAATATAGACAAATGAGAGATATAATGTGAGGTTTTTCATTCAATTTATTTAGAAATGGTTGCTAAATTGATCATATGTTATTGGGTGGGTAGCTGGTGGTATTCTGCAAATAAGGTGgtgctttaaaatgtttaatagcaAACTCTTAAGTGTTTGTGACGAATGtgagtaatattatgaaatatttatttgactGGCTCTGGTAAGAACTACAGAAATTCTATATTATTCATAGCTTAATTAATACAAATCTCTTCATTTACAAAACTGAACAGTGTAGAATAAATCCTTCAGTCACACCATCAAGGTCAATTGAATGCAGATTCATCAAGTTTTTATAATTTTCAGTAATGGAATAAATTTTTCCATTACTGAAAATTGGAATATTCTATTTTTTAGGTTGTTTCTATTACTATCATAGTTGACTTTCAGACTTTCGACTTAACATTCAAAAACCTTACTCTTCTCTTGATTCTCTTTGCAGTTGCTAaccttataaataataaatgaattaaagtgtaaagaaaaattaaaatgatgtattttttttatttattttgaaaaatattataaaatttttatattCACCACTTATCAGTTATTGCCCAGTACATGGGGAAAAATGATCAGCCTGTCAGTTTCAAGAAGACCtcaagtaaattaataaaacatgttttatacaATTAGTATGCTTAGTTTCTATGAAGGTGCTCTCAGTACACACTCAAGTTTAGCTGAAAGATCTACTTCCATGTCAACGCTTACCTTCATGAGTTCCTTCTGGAAAGACTTCCTCTCTTTGCATTCAGCTGAGTTGCAGTCTTCCTTAAGCTTCTCAAGAACAGAAGCCACTTTTTCAGGCTCACTCTCTGGCTCTGTCCGACAGAAATGCGCCAGAGGCAGATTGACGTAGCCCAAAGCATCAGCAAACGCTCTCCAGCTCGCCACGTTCTCCATCAATATCGTTCGCACTGATGCATAGATGTACGTCAGGCACATGCAGGGCTTCAGGATCTGCTCTAAAAGGGCTGTAGTCATAAGATCAGACCCTTTGAAATTAACAGGTTTCACTTTTCCCATGATTAGAATGTTTTTGGCATGCACCAAGCCAATTCTTCCATGGTAGTATCCGATGTACCACTCTTTGGTCCATAGATgtcctttaaatttaattttttcctcACTCAAAAGAGCTATTACGTCACCTTTAAGATACTCTAGTAAATACATGCTTTTGGACTGTCTTATAACAGTTTTCAGCAACTTAGCAAATTTTAGGTTTTTGACTAGTCTGTCCTGAAACACAGGGTACTTTGTGGTCGCCGCAAGAGGAGACAGTACAATTTTGTTCACTTCCTTTTTCTTTAGGAAGCGCCTTTGAACGGAGCTGCTTGTGCTTGTTTTTGGTAGTGGGGTTGGCGTCTGAACACAAAACTGGGCAAGGATACAGTCCTTATCATCCTTGACTTGAATTCGCAAAGTAAAATCTAAAATGTCAGTAGAATCCCGGGCTGCAATCATGTAGATGAGACGGGCCACTTTGCCGAGTTTGATCTGAAAACCCCTCATGGTTCTTGCCTGTTCATTGGCTTTTACTTCAAAATTGGACATGTTTGAATACACGCCAACTTGAAGGTCTTGAGGTTTTGTTAGTACAAACTGATGCTTTCCCCAGAGCTGAAGGACAACAGGTGGAGTAGACTGTGAGTGCTTTTTTACGTCACTCACTAGCAACGTCTTCGGGGCGCAGTCGTGGCCAAAAACGGCCACCACTGTCTTGAAGGATGGGTGGATGTGTTTTGGCCCGTATACCCCAAGAGTGACCTTTTTTACGACATGTTCCCACACCGTGTTGTATGGGGCCACAGTTTGTGCTTGGGCAACCACAGAGACATACATGCAAGGTTCTAAATTGTCCAGAGTCACTTGAACTGTGTCTccatacatgtatacatgtgGAATCGGGACGTATGGTCCTTCTTTCCAGTCGCTTCTTACGCACACCACCTCTGCAGTTTTGCGGCTCTCTATCTTCACTACAACAGACACCTTCATCTCTAAAGTGACTGGGGTCTTGGTTTCCATGTTACTGAGTTTTACTTCTACCACTGGACTTACAGTAGTACATCTATCATTGTTGAGCTCCAATGGTGGATCCAGAAGGGCCTTCAGCGATATCTGTTGAGTCTCACCCGGTGCAACATGGCCCTCAGGGATATGTATGCTGATACTGGTATTTGGTAGCTGCACGGCTCCACCAGAACTGTCCAGGTTGCACACAATGTTGGTCTCTATTGGCTGGGTTTGCCCCCAACCTGGATTTTGTCCAATGGAGTCCAGGTCGTGGCAGGATCGTGTAAATTTGCGGTGATTTAGCCATGCCGTTTTGAAATCATCTCTACTTTGAAAATGCTCCGGTTTAGGTGACTTCATGCCACCAAAAAAACTCAAGGAGCCTTGATTCCCATCAGACAAGGACTGCAGGACAGACAGTTCTGACATGCTGTAGCAGCGCTTGCTCCTAAAAAATGGATCATCTCGGCGAAGATTTCGAGCCATTCCTGAGCCGGGACTGAAATTGTATGCGTCAAATAGCCCACTTTCAAAGCCATTAATATTAACAGTGCTGCTGGTGGTTGAGATGGGAAGTGAGGGGTTATCAAAACacaaagcatttgctgaatTATGCTTGTTGTTTTGGTCAGAGGTGTCTTGCACCGTGCCATTTAGGAAAGGGTTAGTTGACATCCGTTTATTAACAAAAGGGTTTTCATTTCTAGATTCTGTGGTTTTGGAGGACTCCTTCCACTCCCCTGAGATGTCCATTTCTTTCACTCCCTCAGAAGTGTCACCAAGGCTGTCAATCATACCGCTATCACTGAACGAGGAGTCTCGATAATTGATTGGGTGGACATAGGCTGCTGGGATGTATCCCATTTCTTTACTGTTGTGTGCATACCACCACTCTCCACCCGATGTGTCTATAACATAAAGACAGTCTCCCTTTGAGAACTTAAGAGTGGTAAAGTTGGACGGACAGTAATCCTTAATGGCAATCACTTCCCTGACTGCTCCAAATGAGGTAACATCCAGTCGTAAGGCACTAGGGGAAGgcgctgtaaaaaaaaaaaaaaaaaatgaaattaatgaaattaaaaataaagttaacagTACTTTGATTGTGAggtgaaaataagaaaacaaaccTTTAACATCTGAAAGGGTGGCCTCTGACACTCCTTCACTGAGATCGATAAGTGCGCCCTCAGATCTACAGCGAGGGAGCACAGTGTTGTTGTTCGCTGATCGAATGCGATGGGCAGCCATGGTGAGTTTCACTACTGAACTCCAACTCTTGTCCCAAGCTTTTCTTCACATGTTTCGGTTTCAGACTGAGAGATCAAAAGCCTTCCATAATATCTGTATCAAAGCAATATAAGGGCATTATgaatttgcttttttatttctcCTGAATATATTCTTTAAGGAAATTTGATGTTGTTTGCACAATAACACCACTAGAAATGAATTAGGAATTCAAGAAAATTAAAGGTGGATTCagtattatttcaaatacactttttggaagttagtcgggccgataccaacaacaaacgtgtaaccaaaCGGCATtggggggcgtatgacggtcgagaaGAGAGAacaagcaagagggagatttgaaaataaaataaaaaaactacagaacgagagatgggacacaatacaaaagagctcaaaagaatatcactgcaatgaaggtttatgactgggcaagcactTCAGGACCCacttttatattagaaaagctttccagcgctggagagagctaagcaggaaggcctgaaaacagacgcggaggctgctttgattccttatcatgtgagtaacactgggttttgattgtctagagctgctgtgctgttggcgattaACAATAAACTCTTGTTTgcatttactcttgtgtactgtacgttcattttttgtgcttccttgacgttcgttcatcatctgcgctttatttttcgcgAAGcgttttgttgcgcgtcagctgtgatgaacagacatccactcgcattgcgtgtgtaacagtggccagatagtgagagttttgcagttaaactgctgcacactgacgaccgctagagaaCGAGGTGTTTAGCGTCTTTGGTAGTGCAttcgcctcgcatgccagcagtGATCGGGCCGGGGTTTGAGgccgactcggagcagggtggttagtattggagtgtgagtttgggagcaatgaagagaggggtgggtttgtttgggttgatttcaaatatcaacagtgttcaacaacaaATTTGAGAAACtgcatacagcacctttaagaggataaattgtaacaatttcataataattacaaaatatttgagaAATAAAGATTTGCTAAAGAACTAATATTATTATACTGATTTTGTGACAGTCCTTTTCTGATTAAGAAGTGCAATCAGAACAGATCAGAACAATTCATCTAaggagaatttaaaaaaaataaatacacgcAGTTAACTGTGataactataattttttttcctagtATTATTAATCACAGCAAGATTAGCCATTATAGAGCAAATCCtacaattattttcatattgGTCAATCAGGCATGTATATATAAGgcaaatttcagtttcatttccTTGTTCCATTTATTATCCTAAGCCTAAGAGAGCTCACATTTGCCACTACATGTCTTGAAGTGAGGCTAATAAGAGCAGAAATATTTCTTCTTGTTCAGACATGTCTACCTTTTTCGTGACATCctcttaaaaacaaacagagaaTAAAAGGCCCTAGTCTCTATGAAAGTTCACACAGTCAATTGCTTCTATAGCCTGAAATCAAAGGCACTacatttctttccttttttttttttttttttttttaatttttactatTATACTTGCAATGACTTATGTTGTCCAATGTTTGCTTCAAATATTGCGCAAAGCGATtgaattattcataaataaatagaagTTCCATCTGAGCTGCTTTAAGTGCACAGTATGCAAGCTTAAGGATCAAACAACGCTTGCTTTTAGTAATCAAAACTAGGATAGTGTTTGAGTGGAACTCGGCATCCTCTTAAGTCTGATCATGAACTATAAAGGCTCTCCAGCAATACACATCAGTGGTTTCCATGGCTACAACCTTGGGAAAGAAAGCACACACAGTGAAGCGCCTTTAGAGAAAATGCCCAGCTGTAGCCTACTGGGAATGTCTCACATTTATCAGTCTGACATATTATGAAACTACTAACTGTATTGCAATCCAGCAGATTATCACTCCAACAAATGTGGCTGGACTCAATATTTCAATATGTTTAAAACTAGAAGGTCTCCACAAAGCCTCAGTTAGTAAAAGCAAATTCACTCAATGAGGGTTACAGTTTTATATGTTATATAGTAAGAcaattcataaatacataatataagcAGCAAATATGGCCTTAAGTACATTATCAGCAAATGGAGAGCAGTTGTGCTTCAGAAAAACAGAGGAAATGCTTGTGAAATAAGCATTTCCCAAAACTTACTTGGTACAACTTTCACATTTTAGTGAACCAACACCTTCAGGGTAAGTTAGGACATACCAGTCTTAACTTCTTAAAATCTCAGTGCTTGCTAAAttaaggggatagttcacccaaaaatgaaaattctgtcattaattactcagcctcatgtcgttccaaacccgtaagactttcgtacAACTTGAAAACACAAATGTagttctttttgatgaaatcttagAGATTTCGGTCCCTCCaaagactgcctttgcaactgacactttgacgcttcaaagttcataaagagatcggaaaactaatccatatgaatcaaaattttctgaagagacttaaTCGctttttaatttaggcttttactcacatataaaccaTAACCAGCggacataaacagaagctcaactgtaaTTGGGtaagggtaagtaattaatgacagaattttcattttatgatgaactaaccctttaatttttacTGTAATGGACATTTATATCATTGGCTATTTTCAAAACTGAACTTACAAACCTGCAGATTTTGAGACACGACTGCTGTTTATTGGTGACATTGCAATATAGCCTACAATGTTATTAATTTGTACAACTATattaatttgtaatgttttatccAGTGcagattaaataaattaaaaacgtTTTTACAAGTATTTGGTACATTCCAGGCAGAGCTCAAAACAGAGTTCAAAACAGTATGTTTATCTGTTCCCATATATCTCAAAATATGTATGTAGATGACTTTTGAGGAGAAATGGGGGGAAAAGTAATGTTCAGActgttaaattaaacattaatgcTGCAGAGCTAGAATATATTATTTAAGAGGAGCTCCTTAGTAGTTTGACATGAGTGGATTCCTGGAGGTTTGACTCGACTTCTGATACTAATAAAATTTGCATCCGTTACAGTTGCACTGATCAGTCGAAAGATATGGCGCAAAAGAAAACGTTCTGACACTTCTCAAGTTATTGCCCAGTTTTTTAGGACTACGTGCAAGTATAAACTCTCAAACAGGGAGTTCAGATTCTTTATGTAAGATAAAAGACGGTTGATGGGTGTACCTCAGACAAGTTGAAACGGATTGTGAAATCTTAAGAAACGGATGAGGGCATTCAGTAGACCTACACATTCACACAGTGTCTAACACGAcggaaaaaaatcataaacttGATCTGAAGTGTCAGAAACAGCAGTTGTGAGTTCCGCTGCAAGTTCAGAAAGGAAAGTTGTATCTCAATGGTAGATAGAGACGCAAACAGCAATGAAACACTAATCGATGAAAACTCCGATTAAGAAATAAAGgccaaatatattatataaatgtataaatactaCTTACTTTACTGCAGATGAAGTGCAGTCTCTTGTGGACCGTTATGTGCGGCTGCCGTGAGCGCGCGCCTCATCAGTCTCGAGCGCTTCGCTGTACAGCAGGAGAAGCTGCGTGACGTCATTAGCCAGGAGGAGTCCCGGTTTGTGCCTAAATTCGACTCCCTGCGAAAATATTACCCCCCTCGTTGAAGCCGCTACCTGATTGCCTATTCCTAACCCCATCCCCATCCCCacacctaatcctaaacctacctaTACTGGGGACTTGGAGAGGGAATAATCTGGTgggggtcagaatttggcacaACACCTGAAAAAAATAAGGTCAAACCCTTTGACTCTTGGCAGCTTTttaactgctttttttttattattattgcgcTAAGGTATATACCTCATTATTCCATAGCTATagtgtaaatttaaatatttaattgtagtTTTATATTCGGCTATTGGCTATTTCACTCTTGAGGATGACATAGTATTGGATTAAATTGCCCTTCAAATTCTGCTCGTTGGTTAATAGTTaatctgattttattttaagaagACCTCATGTAGTGCCCTAGTTCCGTGAGCTTTCTAAATTTTCACCGCATTTTTAATACACTGCCAGTCACTAAAAAAGTTGCGACATTGAAATGAATCAACTCATCAAGTTCAACCCTTTTGGGGACTGTGTGTAAATATCTGGCGTCACCTGGTGGACATGTAGCATATAGCAATTCGGTTTGTGCCTTATCGTCTTATCTCAAATGTAATCTGTAaactaaaattgtttaaaatgatcaCTGGACAACAGTCAGAGAACGTAGATCTTAATTTCCATAGTTCGATATGTTATGCAGAATTTTAATACTCTAATGCTAACACTTATAATAAATacttgagggaaaagttgtaacACTTACAGTTTGAAAAGTCAGAAAAGAGCTGTGgtgatgtctttaataccatACACTCCCATTTCCTTTTTGAGCTCACAGGAGAAGTGGCGTGTGACTGTAAGCAACAACAATG of Ctenopharyngodon idella isolate HZGC_01 chromosome 9, HZGC01, whole genome shotgun sequence contains these proteins:
- the sh3bp4 gene encoding SH3 domain-binding protein 4, whose translation is MAAHRIRSANNNTVLPRCRSEGALIDLSEGVSEATLSDVKAPSPSALRLDVTSFGAVREVIAIKDYCPSNFTTLKFSKGDCLYVIDTSGGEWWYAHNSKEMGYIPAAYVHPINYRDSSFSDSGMIDSLGDTSEGVKEMDISGEWKESSKTTESRNENPFVNKRMSTNPFLNGTVQDTSDQNNKHNSANALCFDNPSLPISTTSSTVNINGFESGLFDAYNFSPGSGMARNLRRDDPFFRSKRCYSMSELSVLQSLSDGNQGSLSFFGGMKSPKPEHFQSRDDFKTAWLNHRKFTRSCHDLDSIGQNPGWGQTQPIETNIVCNLDSSGGAVQLPNTSISIHIPEGHVAPGETQQISLKALLDPPLELNNDRCTTVSPVVEVKLSNMETKTPVTLEMKVSVVVKIESRKTAEVVCVRSDWKEGPYVPIPHVYMYGDTVQVTLDNLEPCMYVSVVAQAQTVAPYNTVWEHVVKKVTLGVYGPKHIHPSFKTVVAVFGHDCAPKTLLVSDVKKHSQSTPPVVLQLWGKHQFVLTKPQDLQVGVYSNMSNFEVKANEQARTMRGFQIKLGKVARLIYMIAARDSTDILDFTLRIQVKDDKDCILAQFCVQTPTPLPKTSTSSSVQRRFLKKKEVNKIVLSPLAATTKYPVFQDRLVKNLKFAKLLKTVIRQSKSMYLLEYLKGDVIALLSEEKIKFKGHLWTKEWYIGYYHGRIGLVHAKNILIMGKVKPVNFKGSDLMTTALLEQILKPCMCLTYIYASVRTILMENVASWRAFADALGYVNLPLAHFCRTEPESEPEKVASVLEKLKEDCNSAECKERKSFQKELMKALLKMDCQGLVARLVMDFVLLTTAVEVAGRWRELAERLAKVSRQQMEAYEAPHRDSRGQLDSEAMWKPAYDFLVTWAARIGDSYRDVIQELHTGLDKMKNPITKRWRHITGSLILVNCLDLLRSSAFSLSPQDDCAI